Proteins co-encoded in one Theileria equi strain WA chromosome 3, complete sequence genomic window:
- a CDS encoding hypothetical protein (encoded by transcript BEWA_002410A), with amino-acid sequence MTIGVTFSFDESLFVEERKISVPGMVCANNDFKVDFPYNLPKIDNSQHISKSIARIALSTFEGRRCEVWEPENTLCLSRELSADNVEYIEDTSGYTTSMASVSDYMKPSCGSESSFQPERGYDVTHIKEMENRKESLHNSVDNILEGNKRISQDFYSKILDDTLNEIQSLEKEREERLAELERKREAKLKTEQKAAELAQTQTSNSMDKDDRKTNTSLAVGSGTKDTQNPSLMPSHHVNHSYSPQNIYTEKYDAYLEDYNSLKNIYDNVMNNMEYKPYRIAISRKVTTCINAVAGTTRQVDLSFSTISAILNECGHNDLKIYAIFRIVQNVFDMCEPGCQIYLNKKSVWPFAHLIRGLLTLSDYARVIYFSLLLKRSQYAIPRLFIGEDIETLCKHHEIKDLNSDSTFKHIQAFVRLHLSILVVLNDHTLLWSWFAGFINSCWSKVLKATLAAVLITALETCAFYLLGVYNKQFHKVLANCEELLQHELELPENKKFAPTEMYIGQLKMFFLDFRKSGKINEPDGYQMKHHEEELRMN; translated from the exons ATGACGATCGGCGTGACTTTCAGCTTTGACGAGTCGCTCTTTGTGGAAGAGCGCAAAATTTCAGTTCCAGGTATGGTCTGTGCCAACAACGACTTCAAAGTCGACTTCCCATACAACTTACCAAAAATCGATAATTCCCAGcacatttccaaaagtatTGCACGAATTGCCCTGAGTACCTTTGAAGGGAGACGATGTGAGGTATGGGAACCCGAAAACACTTTGTGTTTAAGCAGAGAACTTTCAGCTGataatgtagaatataTCGAAGATACCAGCGGATACACGACGTCAATGGCCAGTGTCTCCGATTATATGAAACCGTCATGTGGTTCTGAAAGTAGTTTTCAGCCAGAAAGAGGTTATGATGTAACTCATATCaaagaaatggaaaatcGGAAGGAGTCATTGCACAACTCAGTAGATAACATACTGGAGGGAAACAAACGCATATCGCAAGATTTTTACAGCAAGATTTTAGATGATACCCTAAATGAAATacaaagtttggagaagGAAAGAGAAGAACGACTTGCGGAACTGGAGAGAAAGAGGGAAGCTAAATTAAAGACCGAACAAAAGGCTGCAGAACTAGCACAAACTCAGACCTCCAATAGCATGGATAAGGATGATAGAAAGACTAACACAAGTTTAGCTGTTGGATCTGGCACTAAGGATACACAAAATCCTTCACTTATGCCATCACATCATGTCAATCATTCATATTCCCCCCAAAACATTTACACTGAGAAATATGATGCGTATCTTGAAGATTACAATTctctaaagaatatataCGATAATGTAATGAATAACATGGAATATAAACCATACAGAATCGCAATTTCTAGAAAAGTAACGACATGTATAAACGCAGTTGCAGGTACAACGAGGCAGGTTGATTTGTCATTTTCCACAATTTCTGCCATTTTAAATGAGTGTGGTCACAATGACCTAAAGATTTATGCCATATTTAGaattgtacaaaatgtaTTCGATATGTGCGAGCCAGGCTGTCAAATTTACCTCAATAAAAAATCAGTTTGGCCATTTGCACATTTGATACGCGGCTTACTCACATTAAGTGACTATGCAAGGGTAATTTATTTTTCTTTACTGCTAAAAAGGTCTCAATATGCAATTCCGAGGTTGTTTATTGGTGAAGACATTGAAACTCTTTGCAAACATCATGAGATAAAGGATTTAAATTCAGATTCCACTTTCAAACATATACAAGCCTTCGTAAGGTTACATCTTTCTATTCTTGTTGTTTTAAATGATCACACACTCTTGTGGAGTTGGTTTGCAGGATTTATAAACTCGTGCTGGTCCAAGGTTTTAAAGGCTACGTTGGCGGCTGTTTTAATTACAGCACTTGAAACTTGTGCATTTTATCTTTTAGGAGTATACAATAAGCAGTTCCACAAGGTACTTGCGAACTGTGAGGAGTTACTCCAACATGAGCTAGAATTGCCAGAAAACAAGAAATTTGCTCCAACTGAAATGTATATTGGCCAACTTAAAATGTTTTTTCTTGATTtcag GAAATCTGGAAAAATAAACGAACCAGATGGTTACCAAATGAAGCACCATGAAGAGGAGCTCAGAATGAATTAA
- a CDS encoding haloacid dehalogenase-like hydrolase family member protein (encoded by transcript BEWA_002420A) produces MESDSTSITETPSFVKPENPPKYFGIDIDGTFYTSNEEAWERNIEAFAEVRKKGYTPFFCTGRPIDSALRAMGNGFTERTGYQGYPGIYNDGSIVYDKDGNLIYSKSLPKEFLSTFLKCIEDGALPTICTFHTKDAVYSLIKAEGKWVMYLESQGLTVPEVKTPQEIREFEIVNIYIFCESLKIGDLKEDVDYTAVTSAPGLFNINPVGVTKLSSMKILLSHLNDSLDFCGFIGDGDNDMECLEECNISFAVGNSPDEVKKHAKWVLDKTCDEGAVAEALKLTYDL; encoded by the coding sequence ATGGAGAGCGATTCTACAAGTATTACTGAAACTCCATCATTTGTAAAGCCAGAGAATCCaccaaagtactttggAATAGATATAGACGGGACATTTTATACGAGCAACGAAGAGGCATGGGAGAGGAATATAGAGGCTTTCGCAGAGGTGAGGAAGAAGGGTTATACACCATTCTTTTGCACTGGAAGACCCATAGATTCAGCACTGAGAGCCATGGGAAATGGTTTTACAGAAAGGACGGGATACCAGGGCTATCCAGGTATATACAATGACGGCTCAATAGTTTACGATAAAGACGGAAATCTCATCTACTCGAAATCGCTTCCAAAAGAGTTTTTATCGACGTTTTTAAAGTGCATAGAGGATGGTGCTCTACCTACCATTTGCACGTTTCACACAAAGGATGCAGTTTATTCACTGATTAAAGCAGAGGGGAAATGGGTAATGTATCTGGAATCACAGGGATTAACAGTTCCAGAGGTTAAAACACCCCAAGAAATTCGAGAGTTTGAGATTGTAAATATATACATCTTTTGTGAAAGCCTGAAAATCGGTGACTTGAAGGAGGATGTAGACTATACTGCGGTAACAAGTGCCCCTGGTCTCTTTAATATAAATCCCGTTGGAGTCACAAAACTGTCCAGCATGAAGATATTGCTCTCCCATCTCAATGATTCTCTAGATTTCTGCGGATTTATCGGcgatggagataatgataTGGAGTGCCTTGAAGAATGCAATATCTCATTTGCAGTTGGCAACTCACCAGATGAAGTTAAGAAGCACGCAAAATGGGTCCTGGACAAAACTTGTGACGAGGGAGCAGTTGCAGAGGCCCTCAAACTCACATACGATTTATAG